From a single Pyxidicoccus xibeiensis genomic region:
- a CDS encoding acetyl-CoA carboxylase carboxyltransferase subunit alpha — MAIGTTYALEFERPLIELEKKIDELKALSTGGSADFTSEISKLEKKAKKLQTEIFSDLTRWQVVQMSRHPNRPYFLDYVQFLFTDFVELCGDRHFGEDPSIVGGFARFDGKPVMVMGHQKGRNTKENMARNFGMPRPEGYRKARRLMELAERFEKPILTFVDTPGAYPGIGAEERGQAQAIAVNLEVMSRLRVPIISTVVGEGGSGGALAIGVGNRVLMLQNSVYSVISPEGCASILFRDATKADKAADAMKLTAKDLLEMKIVDEVVPEPAGGAHRDPAKAAEALGKTLRKLLGQLAELSPDELVKDRYDKFRALGVFSGR, encoded by the coding sequence ATGGCTATCGGTACCACCTATGCGCTCGAGTTCGAGCGTCCCCTCATCGAGCTGGAGAAGAAGATCGATGAGCTCAAGGCCCTGTCCACCGGCGGCTCCGCGGACTTCACGTCCGAGATCTCCAAGCTCGAGAAGAAGGCGAAGAAGCTCCAGACGGAGATCTTCAGCGACCTGACGCGCTGGCAGGTGGTGCAGATGTCTCGCCACCCCAACCGTCCCTACTTCCTCGACTACGTGCAGTTCCTCTTCACCGACTTCGTCGAGCTGTGCGGCGACCGGCACTTCGGCGAGGACCCGTCGATTGTGGGCGGCTTCGCGCGCTTCGACGGCAAGCCGGTGATGGTGATGGGCCACCAGAAGGGGCGCAACACCAAGGAGAACATGGCGCGCAACTTCGGCATGCCGCGCCCGGAGGGCTACCGCAAGGCCCGCCGGCTCATGGAGCTGGCCGAGCGCTTCGAGAAGCCCATCCTCACCTTCGTCGACACGCCGGGCGCGTACCCGGGCATCGGCGCGGAGGAGCGCGGGCAGGCGCAGGCCATCGCCGTCAACCTGGAGGTGATGAGCCGGCTGCGCGTGCCCATCATCTCCACCGTGGTGGGCGAGGGCGGCTCGGGCGGCGCGCTGGCCATCGGCGTGGGCAACCGCGTGCTGATGCTGCAGAACAGCGTCTACTCGGTCATCTCCCCGGAGGGCTGCGCCTCCATCCTCTTCCGCGACGCCACCAAGGCGGACAAGGCGGCGGACGCGATGAAGCTCACGGCCAAGGACCTGCTGGAGATGAAGATCGTCGACGAGGTGGTGCCCGAGCCCGCGGGCGGCGCGCACAGAGACCCGGCGAAGGCGGCCGAGGCGCTGGGCAAGACGCTGCGCAAGCTCCTGGGCCAGCTGGCCGAGCTGTCGCCCGATGAACTCGTGAAGGACCGCTACGACAAGTTCCGCGCCCTCGGCGTGTTCTCCGGTCGCTGA
- the hisC gene encoding histidinol-phosphate transaminase, whose product MRPLVPPYVETLKPYVPGKPIEETEREFGLKGVIKLASNENPLGPSPRALEAMRAASSGAHLYPDATSFHLVRRLATHLGVRPEEVVLGSGSNELIELLIRTFTTQDEEILLCKGSFSAYRISAQAHGRPFVEVPMREGYQYDLEAMARAVTPRTRMVFLANPDNPTGTAFGRKALEAFLAAVPPEVLVVHDEAYFEFVEWPDYASAVELFRKHPNLVALRTFSKIHGLAGVRLGYGVMDAKLVSYVQRTRMPFNLTVVAQAAGLAALDDAEHVRRTRDNNREGLRYYGEELPKLGASLTHSHANFVFADFRRPAVELYELLLRKGVIVRPFAGQGFPNCLRISVGTPAENERCVKALKEILT is encoded by the coding sequence ATGCGACCTCTCGTTCCTCCCTACGTCGAGACCCTCAAGCCGTACGTGCCGGGCAAGCCCATCGAAGAGACCGAGCGGGAGTTCGGCCTCAAGGGCGTCATCAAGCTGGCGTCGAACGAGAACCCGCTCGGGCCCTCGCCGCGCGCGCTGGAGGCCATGCGCGCGGCGTCCAGCGGAGCGCACCTCTACCCGGACGCCACGTCCTTCCACCTGGTGCGCCGGCTGGCCACGCACCTGGGCGTGCGGCCGGAGGAAGTCGTACTCGGCAGCGGCTCCAACGAGCTCATCGAGCTGCTCATCCGGACCTTCACCACGCAGGACGAGGAGATCCTCCTCTGCAAGGGCTCCTTCTCCGCGTACCGCATCTCCGCGCAGGCGCACGGGCGCCCCTTCGTGGAGGTGCCCATGCGCGAGGGGTACCAGTACGACCTGGAGGCCATGGCCCGGGCCGTCACCCCGCGCACGCGGATGGTGTTCCTGGCCAACCCGGACAACCCCACGGGCACGGCCTTCGGGCGCAAGGCGCTGGAGGCGTTCCTGGCCGCGGTGCCGCCCGAGGTGCTGGTGGTCCACGACGAGGCCTACTTCGAGTTCGTGGAGTGGCCCGACTACGCCAGCGCGGTGGAGCTGTTCCGCAAGCACCCCAACCTGGTGGCGCTGCGCACCTTCAGCAAGATTCACGGGCTGGCCGGCGTGCGGCTGGGCTACGGCGTCATGGACGCGAAGCTGGTGTCCTACGTGCAGCGCACGCGCATGCCCTTCAACCTGACGGTGGTGGCGCAGGCGGCGGGGCTGGCCGCGCTGGACGACGCCGAGCACGTGCGGCGCACGCGCGACAACAACCGCGAGGGCCTGCGCTACTACGGAGAGGAGCTGCCGAAGCTGGGCGCCTCGCTCACGCACAGCCACGCCAACTTCGTGTTCGCCGACTTCCGCCGGCCCGCGGTGGAACTGTACGAGCTGCTCTTGCGCAAGGGCGTCATCGTCCGGCCCTTCGCGGGCCAGGGCTTCCCCAACTGCCTGCGCATCTCCGTGGGGACGCCCGCGGAGAACGAGCGGTGCGTGAAGGCCCTGAAGGAGATCCTCACATGA
- the cmk gene encoding (d)CMP kinase — protein MSARPFIVAIDGPAGAGKSSVSKLLARRMGFALVDTGAIYRCVALMATRERIAFDDDARLGELMGRVHIHFQVVGEENHVFLGGQDVSGDIRTPEISMAASQVSGRPVVRAGLLQLQRRLALESGKGAILEGRDIGTVVFPDADAKFFLEANPEVRARRRFEELFQKGVESTLEEVLADQMKRDKDDSARAVAPLKAAEDAVRIDSSASPLSEVVHRLEAEILRLMAARK, from the coding sequence ATGAGCGCGCGTCCCTTCATCGTCGCCATCGACGGCCCCGCCGGCGCGGGCAAGTCCTCCGTGTCCAAGCTGCTGGCGCGGCGCATGGGCTTCGCGCTGGTGGACACCGGCGCCATCTACCGCTGCGTGGCGCTGATGGCCACGCGCGAGCGGATTGCCTTCGACGACGACGCGCGCCTGGGCGAGCTGATGGGCCGCGTGCACATCCACTTCCAGGTGGTGGGCGAGGAGAACCACGTGTTCCTCGGCGGGCAGGACGTGTCCGGGGACATCCGCACGCCCGAAATCTCCATGGCCGCGTCGCAGGTGTCCGGCCGCCCGGTGGTGCGCGCGGGGCTCTTGCAGCTGCAGCGGCGGCTGGCCCTGGAGTCCGGGAAGGGCGCCATCCTCGAGGGGCGCGACATCGGCACTGTGGTGTTCCCCGACGCGGACGCCAAGTTCTTCCTGGAGGCCAACCCCGAGGTGCGCGCCCGGCGCCGCTTCGAGGAGCTGTTCCAGAAGGGCGTGGAGAGCACGCTGGAGGAGGTGCTCGCGGACCAGATGAAGCGCGACAAGGACGACTCCGCGCGCGCCGTGGCCCCGCTGAAGGCGGCCGAGGACGCCGTGCGCATCGACTCCAGCGCGAGCCCCCTGTCCGAGGTGGTGCACCGGCTGGAGGCGGAGATCCTCCGCCTCATGGCCGCGCGGAAGTAG
- a CDS encoding transglycosylase SLT domain-containing protein — protein sequence MSWTGLVAGLVAGVALGQSPATLEAVRLHKPEAAGLARAELEACVAKKCPDAGRLALLAGTLALSDGQAAEARALLSAHPAPAPLAPFHAFYLGQARFYAGDATGAAGEFSRVLAAQPPAPAELAARARARLGEALLKAGKAKEASGVLEAAAKATPTPELLYQRGLARGASGNRAGQVADLLAVALRFPSHPYADEAVKWLTEGKKPAATLGFAERTRRAEGFLDAGAPQRALDELDLLEGTKLTKAQRPKVSLLRAQALFAQGKLEDAQKALALAEKGPPDVAAEAALVVARRALRSDDNVKARVLMAALDVKYPSQPAGDEGAFFAGWLDLQGGRFADAVKSLTAFTERYPRSRRRDEGLWFRALAHLRLEEYAKAREALEALVTAFPRSSMVPQARYWMARSRELGGEKADVVAPAYEGLITTAPASFYALMAAERLKELGRAPPAHFPRPPKQLELPRPPELELAVELTRAGLFRDAADEVEAHAARLRTADQALPFAHALLKLGEYGHAHAVAARHLWGRAFGSREPDALAAFYPQAYSNAVEQAAASHKVDPFLVWAIMRRESAFKPEVMSAADARGLMQIIPPTATAIAERLEEPAPAPADLFSPERNIRYGAWYLSRLMQRFSHPVLAAAAYNAGPGPTVKWARERGSLPLDLFVETIPFKETRGYVKQVVADLFLYHAFYGKAGTPLRLSLKVPEPSVEGVDF from the coding sequence ATGAGTTGGACAGGGCTGGTGGCGGGGCTGGTTGCGGGAGTGGCCCTGGGGCAGTCCCCAGCGACGCTGGAAGCAGTCAGGCTCCACAAGCCGGAAGCGGCGGGCCTGGCGCGAGCGGAGCTGGAGGCCTGCGTGGCGAAGAAGTGCCCCGATGCTGGCCGATTAGCGCTGCTGGCGGGCACCCTGGCGCTCTCCGACGGGCAGGCGGCCGAGGCGAGGGCGCTGCTGTCCGCCCACCCCGCTCCCGCGCCCCTGGCGCCCTTCCATGCGTTCTACCTGGGGCAGGCGCGCTTCTATGCCGGTGACGCGACGGGGGCCGCGGGCGAATTTTCCAGGGTGCTGGCAGCCCAGCCTCCGGCCCCCGCCGAGCTCGCCGCCCGGGCCCGTGCCCGGCTGGGTGAGGCACTGCTGAAGGCCGGCAAGGCGAAGGAGGCCTCCGGGGTGCTGGAGGCCGCCGCCAAGGCCACACCCACCCCGGAGCTGCTCTATCAGCGCGGCCTGGCGCGTGGCGCCTCGGGCAACCGCGCCGGCCAGGTGGCGGACCTCCTGGCGGTGGCGCTGCGCTTCCCCTCGCACCCCTACGCGGACGAAGCGGTGAAGTGGCTCACCGAGGGGAAGAAGCCCGCGGCGACGCTGGGCTTCGCCGAGCGCACGCGCCGCGCCGAGGGCTTCCTGGACGCGGGCGCGCCGCAGCGGGCGCTGGACGAGCTGGACCTGCTCGAGGGCACGAAGCTGACGAAGGCCCAGCGCCCCAAGGTGTCGCTGCTGCGCGCGCAGGCCCTCTTCGCGCAGGGGAAGCTGGAGGACGCGCAGAAGGCCCTGGCCCTCGCGGAGAAGGGCCCGCCGGACGTGGCCGCCGAGGCGGCCCTGGTGGTGGCGCGCCGGGCGCTGCGGAGCGACGACAACGTGAAGGCCCGCGTGCTGATGGCGGCGCTGGACGTGAAGTACCCCTCGCAGCCCGCGGGTGACGAGGGCGCCTTCTTCGCGGGCTGGTTGGACCTGCAGGGCGGCCGGTTCGCGGACGCGGTGAAGTCCCTCACCGCCTTCACCGAGCGCTACCCGCGCTCGCGCCGCCGGGACGAGGGCCTGTGGTTCCGCGCCCTGGCGCACCTGCGGCTGGAGGAGTACGCGAAGGCACGCGAGGCGCTGGAGGCCCTGGTGACTGCCTTCCCGCGCAGCAGCATGGTGCCGCAGGCGCGCTATTGGATGGCGCGCAGCCGCGAGCTGGGCGGCGAGAAGGCGGACGTGGTGGCGCCTGCGTACGAGGGGCTCATCACCACCGCGCCGGCGTCGTTCTATGCGCTGATGGCGGCCGAGCGGCTCAAGGAGCTGGGGCGCGCGCCGCCCGCGCACTTCCCCCGCCCGCCCAAGCAGCTGGAGCTGCCGCGCCCGCCGGAGCTGGAGCTGGCGGTGGAGCTGACGCGCGCGGGCCTGTTCCGCGACGCCGCGGACGAGGTGGAGGCCCACGCGGCCCGCCTGCGCACGGCCGACCAGGCGCTGCCCTTCGCGCACGCGCTGCTCAAGCTGGGCGAGTACGGCCACGCGCACGCGGTGGCGGCGCGGCACCTGTGGGGCCGGGCCTTCGGCTCGCGCGAGCCGGACGCGCTGGCGGCCTTCTACCCGCAGGCCTACTCCAACGCGGTGGAGCAGGCGGCGGCCTCGCACAAGGTGGACCCCTTCCTGGTGTGGGCCATCATGCGGCGGGAGAGTGCCTTCAAGCCGGAGGTGATGAGCGCGGCGGACGCGCGCGGGCTGATGCAGATCATCCCGCCCACGGCCACGGCGATTGCCGAGCGACTGGAAGAACCGGCGCCCGCGCCCGCGGACCTCTTCTCCCCGGAGCGCAACATCCGCTACGGCGCCTGGTACCTGTCGCGGCTGATGCAACGCTTCTCGCACCCGGTGCTGGCGGCGGCGGCCTACAACGCGGGGCCGGGCCCGACGGTGAAGTGGGCGCGGGAGCGTGGCTCGCTGCCGTTGGATCTCTTCGTGGAGACGATTCCGTTCAAGGAGACGCGCGGCTACGTGAAGCAGGTGGTGGCGGACCTGTTCCTCTACCACGCCTTCTACGGCAAGGCCGGCACGCCGCTCCGGCTGTCGCTGAAGGTGCCCGAGCCCTCCGTCGAGGGCGTGGACTTCTGA
- a CDS encoding CAP domain-containing protein, which produces MMAVLALGVLLAATPAPAPSPVDAMEREANQHVVREFERVGRRAPSRDAALAAAARRLAREALTEYPTGAPDLFTLTEAVSDAGASDPSPRTLVIRAWAHRHAVETFLARADFNVERASHFGVGMALDGERAALLLLLADRKAELQPFPRTLPGEKAARTLCGSLVPPLRKPELYVTRPDGEVDQVPISRRGGDSHFCTRLELSTPGSYTVEVVGRGEGGPEVAALFLTQLGEPRKRDSRAQDVEPTTLHDARVAVYERINSLRKAHRLQPLAPDPVLEGVSQAYSDKMSAEGFFAHVAPDGSTLTKRLPADARYVRAGENLGLASGPLAAHFGIEHSPGHRRNLLDPGFRFMGVGVAFQKVGGRDEVILTEVFTAASPSTQEPDDPRQEAYDVLTRWRATRKLPPLERSAALEALATAHAKRALELDQPSAQPGENPLHERAFQALPDAGTVAVDFFVVSDPTALPESRSLADATHNRVGVGVVRGDSRRFGKKQYWVAVIYAAVH; this is translated from the coding sequence ATGATGGCCGTCCTGGCGCTCGGCGTGCTGCTGGCCGCGACGCCGGCTCCGGCACCCTCGCCCGTGGACGCCATGGAGCGTGAGGCCAACCAGCACGTGGTGCGCGAGTTCGAGCGCGTGGGCCGGCGCGCCCCTTCGCGGGACGCGGCGCTGGCGGCGGCGGCGCGGCGGCTCGCGCGGGAAGCCCTCACCGAGTACCCCACCGGCGCGCCGGACCTCTTCACGCTCACGGAAGCCGTCAGCGACGCGGGGGCTTCGGACCCGTCGCCGCGCACGCTCGTCATCCGCGCGTGGGCGCACCGCCATGCGGTGGAGACCTTCCTCGCCCGCGCGGACTTCAACGTGGAGCGCGCCTCCCACTTCGGCGTGGGCATGGCCCTGGACGGCGAGCGCGCCGCGCTGCTGCTGCTGCTGGCGGACCGCAAGGCGGAGCTGCAGCCCTTCCCTCGCACCCTTCCCGGAGAGAAGGCCGCGCGCACCCTCTGCGGCAGCCTGGTGCCGCCGCTGCGCAAGCCGGAGCTGTACGTCACGCGTCCGGATGGCGAGGTGGACCAGGTGCCCATCTCCCGCCGGGGCGGCGACTCGCACTTCTGCACGCGCCTGGAGCTCTCCACGCCCGGCAGCTACACGGTGGAGGTCGTGGGCCGTGGAGAGGGAGGCCCCGAGGTCGCCGCCCTCTTCCTCACCCAGCTCGGCGAGCCCCGGAAGCGGGACTCGCGCGCGCAGGACGTCGAGCCCACCACGCTGCACGACGCCCGCGTGGCCGTGTACGAGCGCATCAACTCGCTGCGCAAGGCCCACCGCCTGCAGCCGCTGGCGCCGGACCCGGTGCTGGAGGGCGTGTCCCAGGCCTACAGCGACAAGATGTCCGCCGAGGGCTTCTTCGCCCACGTGGCCCCGGACGGCTCCACGCTGACGAAGCGGCTGCCAGCCGACGCGCGCTATGTGCGCGCGGGGGAGAACCTGGGCCTCGCGTCGGGGCCGCTCGCGGCGCACTTCGGCATCGAGCACAGCCCCGGCCACCGCCGCAACCTGCTGGACCCGGGCTTCCGCTTCATGGGTGTGGGTGTCGCCTTCCAGAAGGTCGGCGGGCGGGACGAGGTCATCCTCACCGAGGTCTTCACCGCCGCGTCACCGTCGACGCAGGAGCCGGACGACCCGAGGCAGGAGGCCTACGACGTGCTCACCCGCTGGCGCGCCACGCGCAAGCTGCCGCCCCTGGAGCGCAGCGCGGCGCTGGAAGCGCTGGCAACGGCCCACGCGAAGCGGGCGCTGGAGCTGGACCAGCCCTCGGCGCAGCCCGGTGAGAATCCACTCCACGAGCGCGCCTTCCAGGCCCTGCCGGACGCGGGGACGGTGGCGGTGGATTTCTTCGTCGTGTCTGACCCGACGGCCCTGCCCGAGTCGCGCAGCCTCGCGGATGCCACCCACAACCGCGTGGGCGTGGGCGTGGTGCGGGGAGACTCCCGTCGCTTCGGCAAGAAGCAGTACTGGGTCGCCGTCATCTACGCCGCGGTCCACTGA
- a CDS encoding DciA family protein, which produces MARSEPKTLESLLPRVLARLAGESGRGHALAPVWASVVGANLARHTSPHALYGTTLVVAVEGEAWAQSLEAESASLCEQLNARLGPGTVTALTFRVQPR; this is translated from the coding sequence ATGGCGCGCAGCGAGCCCAAGACCCTGGAAAGCCTCCTTCCCCGTGTGCTGGCGCGCCTCGCCGGAGAGTCCGGCCGTGGCCATGCGCTGGCGCCGGTGTGGGCCTCGGTGGTGGGGGCCAACCTGGCCCGTCATACCTCCCCACACGCCCTGTACGGCACCACGCTGGTGGTGGCTGTCGAGGGCGAGGCGTGGGCGCAGTCGCTGGAGGCCGAGTCGGCCTCGCTGTGCGAGCAGCTCAACGCGCGGCTGGGGCCGGGCACGGTGACGGCCCTCACCTTCCGGGTGCAGCCGCGATGA
- a CDS encoding carboxypeptidase regulatory-like domain-containing protein produces MSLSPRTHLLAGLACVLLALAGCAADEAPGPAIPEPPPLPPLSCAVDQDCPDPAIFFCDTVASRCEPACRIRTDCARERRGQQYALPQCDDSPLGCQCDMSRCMPAVCAADADCAGYAGTVCRDGACIPAPAAETAAACEVTPDVVVGRPGLSMVFHVWARDARGAPVVPRAGVTWQARSREVTGGGEGVRATFVLAEPGVERDAVEARVGNVTCRARVTVLPAEVPPGGVRVLAVDELTGRPLPLATVAVSNAAGVVTASAVTGPEGAAWVPATGEVSLSVFHADYGYLTLAGHDATGTRDLRLALRRNPLDRFGGVRGTFADPKAPEVASLRLALTGLALPGLPSDAAPQTLLGPEREVQVGAGSSRSPLRLPSSVAIWLAGTPPLEVAAPGVAGVCDAPLADVLEPELGVRTGACGTRVAWALTGELPLRQVPLTGLQQGGDALLLLGRVLPWSQTFESTVLRDTRFTLASTPLGASGEPDLAAVEFSRTESFAEGGVRLAFPFAVRVPALPRFRGLYLNRAYVLATVQAPGRGRVPLGLGAAPNLNPRDPNTDWVDNRLGGPGLILLRMAPAHGGLEGQPYRLVVSATSGPRDEDAASAVATTTLLADLAGPTFDPPGARPVELRTAFLQLPEDARYNFDTATYGGLAGRQFRADVDAKATLVRVVFTTRSGRRWTVVATPQQAREGLRVPRVPAPFEDRTYSGDLEGSRASLLVEVLTVTADTAPGDGLGPARLAAAEGPGWERLGDLTRAMASLDVGRPEVAWLFPELEGQRLVRGSAVRVRVTGFRVGPSTGPGSPVDGQVRLVLRGGTGCEGTVLTGDQAVPKGDGEVELQLPPGCSGTGVRLVAELADPAGIPLRPPVTAVRGVDIP; encoded by the coding sequence ATGAGCCTCTCACCGCGCACCCACCTGCTGGCCGGCCTCGCCTGCGTGCTGCTGGCCCTGGCCGGCTGCGCGGCGGACGAGGCTCCGGGGCCCGCCATCCCCGAGCCTCCACCCCTGCCGCCGCTGAGCTGCGCGGTGGACCAGGACTGTCCGGACCCGGCGATCTTCTTCTGTGACACGGTGGCCTCGCGCTGCGAGCCCGCGTGTCGCATCCGCACCGACTGCGCACGGGAGCGGCGGGGCCAGCAGTACGCGCTGCCCCAATGTGACGACTCCCCGCTGGGCTGCCAGTGCGACATGAGCCGGTGCATGCCCGCCGTGTGCGCCGCCGACGCGGACTGCGCCGGGTATGCGGGCACGGTGTGCCGGGATGGGGCGTGCATCCCGGCTCCAGCCGCGGAGACGGCGGCGGCCTGCGAGGTGACGCCGGACGTGGTCGTCGGCCGTCCGGGCCTGTCCATGGTCTTCCACGTGTGGGCCCGGGATGCTCGGGGCGCGCCGGTGGTGCCGCGCGCCGGAGTGACGTGGCAGGCGCGCTCGCGGGAGGTGACGGGGGGCGGTGAGGGAGTGCGCGCCACCTTCGTCCTCGCCGAGCCTGGCGTGGAGCGCGACGCGGTGGAGGCCCGCGTGGGCAACGTCACCTGCCGCGCCCGCGTCACCGTGCTGCCCGCGGAGGTGCCACCGGGAGGCGTGCGCGTGCTGGCGGTGGACGAGCTGACGGGCCGCCCGCTGCCTCTCGCCACCGTGGCGGTGTCCAATGCCGCGGGCGTCGTGACGGCCAGCGCGGTGACGGGCCCGGAGGGCGCGGCCTGGGTGCCGGCCACGGGCGAGGTGTCGCTGTCCGTCTTCCACGCCGACTACGGGTACCTCACGCTGGCGGGCCATGACGCGACGGGCACCCGTGACCTCCGGCTGGCCCTGCGGCGCAACCCGCTGGACCGCTTCGGTGGCGTGCGTGGCACCTTCGCCGACCCGAAGGCGCCGGAGGTCGCGTCGCTGCGGCTGGCGCTGACGGGCCTGGCGCTGCCGGGCCTCCCCTCGGACGCGGCACCGCAGACGCTGCTGGGGCCGGAGCGCGAGGTGCAGGTCGGCGCGGGCAGCAGCCGGAGCCCGCTGCGGCTGCCGTCCTCCGTGGCCATCTGGCTGGCCGGCACGCCTCCGCTGGAGGTGGCCGCGCCCGGCGTGGCCGGCGTCTGTGATGCACCGCTGGCGGACGTGCTGGAGCCGGAGCTCGGGGTGCGCACCGGCGCGTGCGGCACCCGCGTCGCATGGGCGCTGACCGGAGAGCTGCCCCTGCGTCAGGTGCCCCTGACCGGGCTGCAGCAGGGCGGGGACGCGCTGCTGCTGCTGGGGCGCGTCCTGCCGTGGTCGCAGACCTTCGAGTCGACGGTGCTGCGCGACACGCGCTTCACCCTTGCGTCCACGCCCCTCGGTGCCTCCGGCGAGCCGGACCTGGCGGCGGTGGAGTTCTCGCGGACCGAGTCCTTCGCGGAGGGCGGGGTGCGGCTGGCCTTCCCCTTCGCGGTGCGGGTGCCGGCGCTGCCACGCTTCCGGGGCCTGTACCTCAACCGCGCCTACGTCCTGGCCACCGTGCAGGCGCCGGGCCGGGGACGGGTGCCGCTGGGACTGGGCGCCGCCCCGAATCTCAACCCCAGGGACCCCAACACGGACTGGGTGGACAACCGGCTGGGCGGCCCCGGGCTCATCCTGCTTCGCATGGCCCCCGCCCATGGAGGCCTGGAGGGCCAGCCGTACCGGCTCGTGGTGTCCGCCACCTCGGGCCCGCGCGACGAGGACGCGGCCTCCGCCGTGGCCACCACCACGCTGCTGGCCGACCTGGCCGGGCCCACCTTCGACCCGCCGGGCGCGAGGCCCGTGGAGCTGCGCACGGCCTTCCTCCAGCTCCCCGAGGACGCCCGCTACAACTTCGACACCGCCACGTACGGAGGCCTGGCCGGCCGCCAGTTCCGCGCGGACGTGGACGCGAAGGCCACGCTGGTGCGCGTCGTCTTCACGACCCGCTCCGGCCGCCGGTGGACGGTGGTGGCGACGCCGCAGCAGGCCCGTGAGGGATTGCGCGTGCCCCGCGTGCCCGCCCCCTTCGAGGACCGCACGTACTCCGGTGACCTCGAGGGCTCACGCGCGTCGCTCCTGGTGGAGGTGCTGACGGTGACGGCGGACACCGCCCCGGGCGACGGCCTGGGGCCGGCCCGCCTGGCCGCGGCGGAGGGCCCCGGGTGGGAGCGCCTGGGCGACCTCACGCGTGCGATGGCCTCGCTGGACGTGGGGCGCCCGGAGGTGGCGTGGCTCTTCCCGGAGCTGGAGGGCCAGCGGCTCGTCCGCGGCAGCGCCGTGCGGGTGCGCGTCACGGGCTTCCGCGTGGGCCCGAGCACCGGGCCGGGAAGCCCCGTGGACGGCCAGGTGCGCCTGGTGCTGCGCGGGGGCACCGGCTGCGAGGGCACGGTGCTGACCGGAGACCAGGCCGTCCCCAAGGGGGACGGGGAGGTGGAGCTGCAGCTCCCACCTGGCTGCTCGGGGACGGGCGTCAGGCTGGTGGCGGAGCTGGCGGACCCCGCAGGCATCCCCCTGCGCCCGCCCGTCACCGCCGTGCGTGGCGTGGATATCCCGTGA
- a CDS encoding diguanylate cyclase, producing the protein MQKETVVTVISKISDRPVNLDAALVVIYGLDLGRKFDLTREETLIGRSSKADIQIDQESVSRNHAGITNTREGVRIRDLGSTNGTFINDELVEGGRELRNGDLVKIGRTIFKYIAGGNIEAAYHDEIYRLTTMDGLTQIYNRRYFDEQLDRELSRSRRYERVLSLVLLDIDHFKQVNDRYGHLAGDSVLKQLASTVRTKIRREDVFARYGGEEFAILLPEVSLGGTRQLAEKVRRLVEKQRFEFDRQVIPVTVSLGICTLEPQHREPADLVRTADERLFEAKTAGRNRVVG; encoded by the coding sequence GTGCAGAAGGAGACGGTCGTCACGGTCATCTCGAAGATCTCCGACCGGCCGGTCAACCTCGACGCGGCGCTGGTGGTGATCTACGGCCTGGACCTGGGGCGGAAGTTCGACCTCACGCGCGAGGAGACGCTCATCGGGCGCTCTTCCAAGGCGGACATCCAGATCGACCAGGAGTCGGTGAGCCGCAACCACGCGGGCATCACCAACACGCGCGAGGGCGTGCGCATCCGCGACCTGGGCTCCACCAACGGCACGTTCATCAACGACGAGCTGGTGGAAGGCGGGCGCGAGCTGCGCAACGGCGACCTGGTGAAGATTGGCCGCACCATCTTCAAGTACATCGCCGGCGGCAACATCGAGGCGGCGTACCACGACGAGATCTACCGGCTGACCACCATGGACGGCCTGACGCAGATCTACAACCGCCGCTACTTCGACGAGCAGCTGGACCGCGAGCTGTCCCGCAGCCGGCGCTACGAGCGCGTGCTGTCGCTGGTGCTGCTGGACATCGACCACTTCAAGCAGGTGAACGACAGGTACGGGCACCTGGCCGGGGACTCGGTGCTGAAGCAGCTCGCGTCCACGGTGCGCACGAAGATCCGCCGCGAGGACGTGTTCGCGCGCTACGGCGGCGAGGAGTTCGCCATCCTCCTGCCCGAGGTGTCGCTGGGCGGCACGCGGCAGCTCGCGGAGAAGGTGCGGCGCCTGGTGGAGAAGCAGCGCTTCGAGTTCGACCGGCAGGTCATCCCCGTCACCGTGTCGCTCGGCATCTGCACGCTGGAGCCCCAGCACCGCGAGCCCGCGGACCTGGTGCGCACGGCCGACGAGCGCCTCTTCGAGGCGAAGACAGCCGGCCGCAACCGCGTGGTGGGCTGA